The following are from one region of the Microbacterium sp. BK668 genome:
- a CDS encoding ABC transporter permease subunit: MSPFRRFTTLWFPEVGWRYLVAIAAVIVSLFPVVFVVSAALNPQGTLSSAKLIPDEISATNFQRLLTETDFPRWFANSILIATFSSFGAVFVSALAAYAFSRFRFRGRRPGLMFLLLVQMFPQFLAVVTIYLIFARVTELYPPLGFNSGWGLMLLYLGGALGVNTWLMKGFFDTVPSSLDEAATIDGASHAQTFFRILLPLVAPVLAVVGLLSFITIMNEFLLANIFLTQSPSKTLAVGLYGLVASQRDNNFGLFCAGTLLTAIPTVAIFYGLQRFIVGGLTAGAVKG, from the coding sequence ATGTCCCCCTTCCGCCGCTTCACGACACTGTGGTTCCCCGAAGTGGGATGGCGCTACCTGGTCGCGATCGCCGCCGTCATCGTTTCGCTCTTCCCCGTCGTCTTCGTCGTCTCGGCCGCGCTCAACCCGCAGGGCACGCTCTCGTCGGCGAAGCTCATCCCCGACGAGATCTCCGCGACCAACTTCCAACGGCTGCTCACCGAGACGGACTTCCCCCGCTGGTTCGCCAACTCGATCCTCATCGCCACGTTCTCGTCGTTCGGCGCGGTGTTCGTCTCCGCCCTCGCCGCCTACGCGTTCTCGCGCTTCCGGTTCCGCGGCCGACGTCCAGGGCTGATGTTCCTCCTGCTCGTGCAGATGTTCCCGCAGTTTCTCGCCGTGGTGACGATCTACCTGATCTTCGCGAGGGTGACCGAGCTGTACCCGCCGCTCGGGTTCAACTCCGGCTGGGGGCTGATGCTGCTGTATCTCGGCGGGGCGCTCGGCGTGAACACCTGGCTGATGAAGGGGTTCTTCGACACCGTCCCGTCGAGTCTCGACGAAGCCGCCACGATCGACGGGGCCAGCCACGCGCAGACGTTCTTCCGCATCCTGCTGCCGCTGGTCGCACCCGTCCTCGCTGTGGTGGGGCTGCTGTCGTTCATCACGATCATGAACGAGTTCCTGCTCGCGAACATCTTCCTCACGCAGTCGCCGTCGAAGACCCTCGCGGTGGGGCTGTACGGTCTCGTCGCCTCCCAGCGCGACAACAACTTCGGCCTGTTCTGCGCGGGGACCCTGCTGACGGCGATCCCCACGGTCGCGATCTTCTACGGGCTCCAGCGGTTCATCGTCGGCGGTCTCACCGCCGGCGCTGTGAAGGGATGA
- a CDS encoding ABC transporter permease subunit — translation MTAVASGPRRSVPRVALSARSTAGLVAKIGVLALVTALAVALTVPLIAEGSWGLVAILVAVTLAIYAIYLIPGLIPAKYLVPGTLLLIAFQVIPVIFTIFIAFTNYGDAHRGTKEQAITAIQTSSVRQVEGAPAYRLAVAVPADDPGGDVVFLLQDPSTGEVLLGTVDGLEPIDAEVSATGGITAPGYTTLTVAEASARSADVQALIVPTENGGIAAQGFSQAFEGVATLSYDPDCDCVTSVDGDVYSADETRGAFVNEEGDRLAQGWQVPVGLSNFARVLTDPIIRANFLSILVWNLVFATAVVGVTFGLGLVMALALNSPRVRGLKTFRALIVLPYAMPAFAMMLLWRDIFNRDFGLINTLLGIDVNWFGDPTTARIAVVLIQVWLAYPYMFLVCTGALQAIPAELSEAATLDGAGRFQNFRHVMFPLLLVAVAPLLIASFAFNFNNYNAIALTTEGGPFPPDSPQAGATDLLISYTYRLAFGSAGADYGLAAAVSVFIFLIVAVISLIGFRRTAALEEINRGG, via the coding sequence ATGACCGCAGTCGCCTCCGGGCCCCGTCGCTCCGTGCCGAGAGTCGCCCTCTCGGCACGGAGCACCGCGGGCCTCGTCGCCAAGATCGGCGTGCTCGCCCTCGTCACCGCCCTCGCCGTCGCCCTCACCGTCCCCCTCATCGCCGAAGGATCGTGGGGTCTCGTCGCGATCCTCGTCGCCGTGACCCTGGCCATCTACGCCATCTACCTCATCCCAGGACTCATCCCGGCGAAGTACCTCGTCCCCGGAACGCTCCTGCTGATCGCGTTCCAGGTGATCCCGGTGATCTTCACGATCTTCATCGCGTTCACCAACTACGGCGACGCGCACCGCGGCACGAAAGAGCAGGCGATCACCGCCATCCAGACGAGCTCCGTGCGCCAGGTCGAGGGAGCGCCGGCTTATCGACTGGCCGTCGCCGTGCCGGCCGATGACCCTGGCGGTGATGTCGTCTTCCTCCTCCAGGATCCGTCGACCGGCGAGGTGCTGCTCGGCACCGTCGACGGCCTCGAACCCATCGACGCCGAGGTAAGCGCCACCGGAGGGATCACGGCACCCGGCTACACCACCCTCACCGTCGCGGAAGCCTCCGCGCGGAGCGCCGACGTGCAAGCCCTCATCGTTCCTACCGAGAACGGCGGCATCGCTGCCCAGGGATTCTCGCAAGCCTTCGAAGGCGTCGCGACCCTCTCCTATGACCCGGACTGCGACTGCGTGACCTCGGTCGACGGCGACGTCTACTCCGCGGACGAGACGCGCGGTGCCTTCGTCAACGAGGAGGGCGATCGGCTCGCGCAGGGCTGGCAGGTCCCGGTCGGACTCAGCAACTTCGCACGAGTGCTCACCGACCCCATCATCCGTGCGAACTTCCTCAGCATCCTGGTCTGGAACCTCGTCTTCGCCACGGCGGTCGTCGGGGTCACCTTCGGGCTCGGACTCGTGATGGCGCTCGCGCTCAACTCGCCGCGCGTCCGCGGGCTCAAGACCTTCCGGGCCTTGATCGTCCTCCCGTACGCGATGCCCGCGTTCGCGATGATGCTGCTCTGGCGAGACATCTTCAACCGTGACTTCGGCCTGATCAACACCCTCCTGGGGATCGACGTCAACTGGTTCGGCGACCCGACCACCGCCCGCATCGCCGTCGTGCTCATCCAGGTCTGGCTGGCGTACCCCTACATGTTCCTGGTGTGCACCGGCGCGCTGCAGGCGATCCCCGCCGAGCTGAGCGAAGCGGCGACCCTCGATGGGGCGGGGCGATTCCAGAACTTCCGGCACGTGATGTTCCCGCTGCTGCTCGTCGCCGTGGCGCCGCTCCTCATCGCGAGCTTCGCGTTCAACTTCAACAACTACAACGCCATCGCCCTCACCACCGAAGGCGGGCCGTTCCCGCCGGACTCCCCGCAGGCGGGCGCCACGGACCTGCTCATCTCCTACACGTACCGACTCGCATTCGGGTCAGCCGGCGCCGACTACGGTCTCGCGGCGGCGGTATCCGTCTTCATCTTCCTCATCGTCGCGGTCATCTCCCTCATCGGATTCCGCCGCACGGCCGCGCTCGAAGAGATCAACCGAGGAGGCTGA